The Electrophorus electricus isolate fEleEle1 chromosome 15, fEleEle1.pri, whole genome shotgun sequence genome segment gatgatgttgcTTTCCCATTCAAAACATGTGCAGGGGCCAAGCCTGATGGGAGCAAAACCGATGGCAAGAAGCAGCTCAGGATAATCCAGGACCCTCAGTACCGACGCTTTGGAAGCATGGTGGACATGAATTCAGCCCTGGAAATCTTTGTCCCAAATGGGTTAGTGTGTTACTGAATGTGATACCAGATGTGTGTCTGATATAGCTTCAGAGTTTCTCCCTGTGTGCCATACAGTCCTGTGTACAGAACTCGATACCTTTACCTGCTCTACAACCTTAGGATTGGGATTTTTGTGTTcagaaatctttaaaaaatgacattacaaTGTTGAATTTTGACTGACTGGCTTTTATTGCTCTAGCTTGTCTTTCAAGCAGCTTCCTCTGGCCGATCTACTGTCAAAATGCATAATAAACGAGGATGCTAGCATCAGCTACAGATTTATAGACCTTTGAGAGACCAAAAGGGGTGACCTACCCTGACTTGCATGGAAATTGTGGGGTGCTTTTCTAGGAACAGTCCGGGGGCCATCGAGGACTGCTGCAACTGGCTCAAAAAGAGACTGGAAGAGCTGAACAGTGAACAGTACAAAGAGATCAGCTATCATCAGGAGCAGGTTAGGTCTTTCtcctatttttcttttttcctctctaccTCCCCCTCACTTTCTTCCTTCCCTTTCTGCCTCTGATTTCTTTCACTGTGGTCCAGAGAATTAACTTTGCTGCTGTGCCTTCTTCTAGGCTGTTAACTGTTGCATGGGTACCGTGTGTTATGAGCGTCTGGCCGGTCATGGCCCCAAAATGGGTGCCGTCACCAGAAAGCATCCCCTAGTTACAAGGTAACATCAAGCAACTCGTGGGACGTTTTGATAACCCATGAGCCTCTAAAGTAAATACACTGTTTATTAAACTAACCACAGACTCAAGGGTTAAAATCACATGAAATTGTGATTGGACACCATCTTCTGAACTGCCGGGTGTTTCCTGTGCAGGTACTTCACGTTCCCGTTTAAAGAGACGACCCTGGAGCAGGATCTGCTGCTCATGGACCAGCCAGAAAAAGCATGTCACTTCCTGGCCCACAATGGATGGGTGATGGGGGATGATCCGCTGAGGAACTTTGCTGAACCAGGTCTGCATCTCTGCCTCCTCTTAACCCAGTCACTCGAACTTTATAACCACCTGCCCAGCACTTGGGCTTTATTCTGTATGTCTACATGAAGGTCATTTCAAGAATTGCATTACACTTCCAGGTAAAAGATGGATAAGACAATATTTAGCGTGAATTGAGTCATATCCCACTTTGTAATTTGTGATACTTGCTGGCATCTGGTGGTCGGCAATCTGATTCTGATGAGCCAATGCACAAGAAAAAAATTCCTCGCTTAAGCATCATCCCAGTCTTGACCACTTGGCAGCACTGTCAGCCTCATCTTTTGAGCAGCGCTGAAAGCAGCCTCTTCTCCCTTCCATACCATACCACTACCCCCGCACAGGCTCTAACGTCTATGTGAGGAGGGAGCTGATCTGCTGGGGCGACAGCGTGAAGCTCCGCTACGGCAACGGCCCTGAAGACTGCCCCTACCTGTGGGCTCACATGCAGAAGTACACGGAGATCACGGCCAAGCACTTCACGGGCGTCCGGCTGGACAACTGCCACTCCACACCGCTGCACGTGGCCGAGGTACGGGAGCCCAGAGGGACCGGCACACTTGTTTGCTGAGGGACTTTTCTGAGTGTGCCTTCTGTAAATATTAGATGCGAATAGAGCAAGATTAATTGCATCAGAATTTTTCAGCGATGAGGTCTTATGATCAGACCTGTCGCTCAGTGACAGTGTTAAACCAGAGGCATCACTGGCTTCTAATTGTACCCCTGGAACATTTCATCCTCAAGAAAACTATGCCTCTCACCCAGCATACACTCTGCTGCTGGTGTAGTGTGTTAATAATATCGAATGCAGTAAGCTGTTCTAAGTGTAGGGAGGCTGAACAGACTCTGACTGTTGGTTCTCACCCTGCAGGCCATGCTGGCTGCAGCCAGGGCGGTCAGGCCCAATCTGTATGTGATAGCCGAGCTGTTTACTGGCAGCGAACTGATTGACAATGTGTTTGTAAACCGGCTGGGAATAACCAGTCTCATCCGAGGTACTGCAAGGGActcagcggggggggggggctgggggCCAAGGGGGTGTGGTCTGAGGCTGTGTGTTGGCATGACACTAATGGAATGTTtgtgtctctccatctctgctctgcaTCACTTTCACCTGATACCCTCCCCTGTCATCTCTACCACTCGCCTCTGTTTTGTCACAAACCTCTGTATGTCATAACGCTGGCGCACCTCTTCTATTCTGCCCTCTTACCCttacaaaaaacaacatatttctTTCTGTACTGAAACTGTCCTGCTTTCATGGAACAACACTCACTTTAACTGGATCTCTTTGCtggcctgctgtctctctccctctccctcatcctttttcttcctctctctttctgtctctcactttccctctcattccctctctctctctctctctctctctctctctctctctgtctcgctctttgtctctatccctttcttttcctctcccccGTCTatgtctcttctcctctccccctttctacccctctctatctctctctgtctctttctctgtccctctctctctctctctctctctctctctctctctctctctctttttctcttcctctgtctgcccACTTGCCCCCTGCTTCATGTTTTCTGTCCCCacatctgctgtgtgctgttctAATTTCGGCCTGCGGGGGGCATAGTTCATGCTGGATGTAGCCCGTGCCCTCCGTCCTGACCTGTACGTGGTGGCTGAGCTCTTCACGGGCAGCGAGGAGCTGGACAATGTGTTTGTGACTAGGCTAGGCATCTCCTCGCTCATCAGAGGTAGGCCATTTAACCACACTATGTAAAACTATAACCCCAAAGGAACGTCACACTCTATTCCACTATAACTTCCACTATAACTACACTCTGTAAAGACCCTGATACAAGTTCTGTAATCCATAATACCAAAAAGTGGCTATATGTTACATCTGCACTATAAATAAGTGGTAATCGTGATcgtattatttgtatttgcaaTATTGATAACAATGTTACAATGAACGAATGAGTCCATTAACAAATCAGTTGTTTTATTGAGTACTGTTATAATCCCAACCAATCACAGCCGTTCCAGTTCAGctttctgtgggtgttttgacaAATCACAATCAGCTCGTTTTTAGTCATTTAGTATCTAGCATTCACctttgtgtttaaatatgtcACGATGCACATTTTGCGGTCATATTTAGCAGTCACATTTTGTAGCAATATAATGTAGCAATGCACCATTTTTGTCTATATCATGCAGCCATACTAATGGTGAAGCCTAACCAAGATCTGTTGGCGTGATCTTGTATTCGTCATTCCAGAGAATCCTCCAAGCCTTCATAAAGAGAAAGACTGACACTTTTGGCTTTAACTAAGCCTATAAAAGTGCTGTGAACAATGTTAAGTCCTACCTGCATTTGCTGCAGTGCACtatagtgtgttttgtgtgtgtgtgtgtgtgtttttaacattcAATGAGTATCTGTCAGCGGTGTGATGTAAAGTCTGTGTATTTGCATCACTGCTACGGCATGCGGCCTGAGCTAACATTGCATCACGGCAGATCAGCGTGCGGCTAAAAGCACCTCAGTGTGTGCACTTTGACTTTGCTTGAACTTCAATGTGTTCCGTGGTGCCAGCATATGGCTGGGTAACCTCCATAAACTCCACATCCATGCTTGAGACTTGAGATTCTGTACACTGTAAACATGATTGTGCTGACATGAAAAATAACGAGGGATGGTTGAAgtcttggggggaaaaaaaaaacttcaaggTCCTGTAGCACTTGTGCTGGAGCAAGGAGAACAGTTGCCAGCagcaccaaggtcatgggttcaaccCCCAGGAAGCACGTGCTAGCCTTCACCCTCCTCCTGGCTTGGTGGTGCTGTGAGTTAGCTAATTGGTGGAATTGGACACTACTAAattggggtaaaaaaaaaatttcaataATCACTTACAGTTTAGTGACACACTATACATTTTTTAACCGTTTCAAAAACTTGCATAGATAATCAGTGCCATTCTGATACTTTGTCAGTGCGTATGGTTACACTAATGACCACTGcctgcaattgtgtgtgtgtgtgtgtgtgtgtgtgtgtgtgtgtgtgtgtgtgtgactgtgcatTGCGGCAGAGGCGATGAGTGCCGGCGACAGTCATGAGGAGGGCCGGCTGGTGTACCGTTATGGTGGTGAACCCGTGGGAGCCTTTGTCCAGCCTAGCCTCCGACCTCTCGTACCCAGCATCGCCCACGCCATGTTCCTGGATGTCACCCATGACAACGAGTGCCCCATCCAGGTAGATGAGCTCATCACCGTTTCCGGCACCATTTAGATTATGTTAGCATAAATCAGTGCTGAGAAACAATGAACATGTGGGCAGTGCTCACAGAAAGCCACATAAGAGGTTGGTTATGATGCAGTGGTTTCTACAGTCTCATGACCCAGCTTCTACTGAGAACAGCTATATTGTATACATATAATTCACTCCTGCTGGCCAAGATTCTGagcggtgtgcgtgtgtgtgtgtgtgtgcgtgcgtgctttgCAGACTCGCTCAGCATTCGACTCGTTGCCCAGTTCTGCGATCGTCTCCATGGCCTGCTGTGCCACGGGAAGCACCCGCGGCTACGATGAGCTCGTGCCCCACCAGGCAAGAGACTCCTCACTGCTAAGCATTACTGCAAATGACCAGCAGGGGGACACAATCCTCATTTATAGTTGAAGAAGGACTTCATACAACACCAGTTCAATCCTGAATATTGCAGACAACTAATGTTTTAATCCAGATCATCTGTTTTGTTGTGTGGACCACGTCTCCGGTTCCTCACACTGGCAGATCTCAGTGGTGTCAGAGGAGCGTTTCTACCAGAAGTGGAACCCCCAGGCTGAGCCCTCCAAGCCTGGAGAGGTCAGCCTGCAGTCAGGTATCATAGCTGGCAAGCTGGCACTCAACCGGCTGCACCAGGAGCTGGCAGCCAATCGTTTCAACCAGGTAAgtgcactgtatgtgtgtgagcgcgtgtgtgagcgtgtgtgtgtgcgcgtgcatctGCGcacgcgcgtctgtgtgtgcgtacgcatgtgtgtttttccatattttcagATGCACCTGTGAGAATTTTAGAGTGTCCTCCCCCAGGTGTTTGTGGACCAGGTGGATGAGGACATTGTCGCAGTGACACGTCACTGTCCCAGCTCGCACCAGTCAGTTGTGGCTGTGTGTCGCACCGCTTTCCAGAACCCCAAGCACCACAGCTACTCGGATGAGGTTCCTCCCATGTTCATCCCTGGTGAGTCACCTCTTCCTCCTTATGTGTAGAGCAGCTCACACCTCTCTGCTCATACTTTATGTAGCACTGTTTTATTCCTGAATGCGAGGGGAAGAAAATACTAGAACAATACAGAACCCTCCCCcaatactgtctctctctctctccccctctagtTCATTTCATTGTGcacactctctttccctctccctctatatCTCAGGTAAGATCGAGGAGGTGGTACTGGAGGCACGCACGATTGAGAGGCAGGCTGGCTCCTACGTGAAAGACATGAAGAGCATTAACGGCCTACCTGGGTTCACCGTGGAGATTAAAGAACACATCCAGGTAAGGGGAGTGTTCTGGGCCCGCCCTAATTATAACCACTGTCCGACTGACACGATGGCCTGTAAGTGCTCCAGCTGGTTTGTGAATGTACaaagacccccccaccccccaccccaccccctgccgTGCAACACATTAGCCATTTAACACATAGACATTTCAAAATCCaggttaaaaacatttctatttttgagctttgtttatttttgctgcaCTTTATTTTATCATTGCACCCTTAActcttttaatctttttttatcttattgtttttttgttttttgtttaaattacttgtgttttaattgtatttttatcttttcatttaagtcaattattttatttatctatgaAACTGTTTCACAAGAGCTTCCCTGAGGTGATAGATCTTGAcatgtaataaacatttttattgttattttattttgtttttattgttgttttttttttgtttgtttgttttttgaagcaGTTTGAATTGCCCCTATGCATGCCTTGCCTCTGTGGCTTGAAGGGTGTAGCTACAGTAGTTTGCATTGGTTCAGTTGTGTTTAAGCTACAACagtttgctcagcagtggtgttttgttttgtctcacAGCTGAAGGACAGTGGGGTGGTGAAGCAGGCAGGGGTGACGTCCCGAGGGCGGAGTGAGTTTGTGCAGGAGATCGTGTTTGAGCGCCTCACGCCTGGCAGTGTCATCGTTTTCAGGTTAAATCTGAATGTGATTGTTCTGAACATTGCAGTCTTGGGATgttcacacacaagcaaaaatcTAGTTCACTTACGTTTCTATGCCTCTTCCCTCTTCTCACCCCCTGTCCccatcctctctttctttcttctctctctctctctctctctctctctctctctctcttccttctccgCTGCCCTTCTGTTTATCCTTCTATCTTTGTTGGCTgcgcttcctcttcctctctgtcctcagGGTAAGTCTGGACCCTAAAGCCCAGGAGCTCGTTGGGGCCCTGAGGAACCTCCTCGTTCAGTTCAACCCACACTACCAGGCAGGCAGTGTGCGGGATGAGAATGCCCCAGCCATACTGAAGACCCCACTGGCACAGTGAGCAGTCGCATGCACTTCTGCAGATTTGTCACCAGGGGGCCCTGTGATATACAACTGAATGCCCTCAGTTTTCctttacacatttattaactTTACTCTATTTGGTAATGATCATATTGAAATGGGCAACTCATTGTGTTCAAACCTATTTAATTATTAGTTTTTAATAGTGATTTCATACGTACTGATATATCCCTCCTTGGCAGAATAATTGAGAAGCTGACTCTGGCAGACATGAACGTGCTGATGTTTCGCTGCGAAGCAGAGGAGAAGGAAGATGGAGGAGGCTGTTACAATATCCCTGGCTGGACCAGCCTCAAGTATGCTGGCCTGCAAGGTATGCACCAAGCCTAGCCAAATGCACAGACACTGCCCTGGCCTCTGCATTTTCTTGCTGGGATTGGTAGTTTTTGGGGTAAGTCACAAAGTCTCCAGTCACTGTACCAGAAGGCCACAatactgcacagtttagttACTGCTGCTCTCACACCTCTTTTTGATTCATAAAGGCCTCAATGATGTGTTATTGAGGCGAATCAGTTTAGAATAACAATAAACAGCAAGAACAATTTTTAGAGGGGGTCAGCAAAAGCTGCCCAACGGGTTTCGTCCTAAATCatgcttttcatgttttctaTGATTAGGCGTTCCAAAAAATGCCCCTTTTCCAAATCTAGAGAAGTAATAGCCAGGTAGATAATTATAGAGGAGTCATTCTGAGATATGGGGTTTTCCACACAGGCCTGATGTCAGTGATGAGTGACATCCGTCCCAATAATGATCTGGGTCACCCCTTCTGTGACAACCTGAGGCAGGGTGACTGGATGATCGACTACGTGAGTAACCGGCTGGTGTCTCGGGGAGGAGTGCTCGGAGAGGTAAGCTCCAGGAGATGAGAGGATCCAAAATGTGCACACGATTTCCCAAATATTCTCTAGTGTCCTATAATTGTaagtgtaataaatgtaataaatagaTTTGTAAAAATCTTAATAGTAGAGGCTGTATGAGTTGTTTGCGAACTAGGCAAGAGTTTTCCTGTTGGGCTCTCCACTGTTTGCATTTGAAATAGCAGGTCCGGGTTAATAATAGAGATTTGGGTCAAAGTAGGCCTCTCTGAAGAGCCTGCTGATAAGACCAAAGTTGCAACGTCTTAGCAGACTTCAAAAGCAGCTGGTCATTGTTGAACTCCTGGGTCCTTTGTTCCTCCGTGTTGTGCAGGTGGGACAGTGGTTTCAGGCCATGTTCAGTTACCTGAAACATATCCCTCGCTACCTCATCCCCTGCTACTTCGATGCCATCATGGTTGGGGCCTACACCACTGCCCTGGATGCTACTTTCAAACAGATGTCTAGGTCAGTTTCTTATCTGTATTTATGAGCCAGTTATTATACTGTATTattctgctttatttttaaagtcatgCTATGACTTTATATGGAATGTTATGTATTATCTACTTTTGTGCATCTAAAATCTTAAACATTAGGACAGTCAAACATGACAGTACAGCTGTCAGCAAGACTTTCCAGGAGAAAGTGTGAAagattttggtgtgtgtgtctcagtttCATCCAGAAAGGCTCGACCTTTGTGCGTCTGCTGGCCCTGGGCTCGGTACAGATGTGTGGCGTGGGCCGTTATCCCGCCCTGCCCCCGCTCTCTCCTGCACTGCCCGGCATCCCCTACCGCACCAATAGCATCACCAAGCAGAAAGAACAGTGCTGTGTCTCCATGGCAGCAGGTCTCACAGCGACATTATCTTCACCATCTCATTTTTGGAACACAGAAATTCAGCTAGGGTTATGAGCAGTCTTTTAAGTTTTGATAGGAATTGTAAAAATAACCTATTGACATGGCTGAAGTAAATAACTCTGTCCTATGCCGGTTTGATAGGTTTGCCTCATTTCTCTTCTGGAATTTTCCGCTGCTGGGGTAGAGACACGTTCATCGCCCTGCGGGGACTCCTGCTTGTTACCGGGCGTCATCTAGAGGCCAGGTAATCTCCACCATGACTGTTTAATCCATTTGTCACATAATTGGCCAGGGAAGATGGGTTTGGGTATGGGTTTAGGTAACTaataaaatcaggttaagaactgaccaacgcattattaaaaagtggaaggacagtggggaaacatcatcttcaaggaaggaatgtggtcggaaaaaaatcttgaatgatcatgatcggcaatcacttaaacttgtggtgaaatcaaatcgtagaaaaacaatagtagaactcagggatatgtttaatagtgaaagtaagagcatttccacgcacacaatgcaaagggaactcaagggattgggactaaacagctgtgtagccataagaaaaccacttgtcagtgaggctaaccggcaaaaacggcttcaatttgccagggagcataaagattgcaTTCTGGagtaatggaagaaggtcatgtggtctgatgagtccagatttaccctgttccaaagtgatgggcgcatcagggtaagaagagaggtagTTGAAGTGTTGCAACCATCATGCCTGGTGCCAACTGTACATGCCTGTGgtggcagtgctatgatctggggttgctgcagttggtcagctgcagcaaccccagatcatagcactgccagcacaggcttgtacggttatgttatgtgcccaaagaatgaggtcagctgactacctgaatatactgaacgaccaggttattccatcaatggattttttcttccctgatggcacgggcatattcaaagttgacaatgccaggattcatcgggctcaaattgtaaaagagtggttcagggagcatgaggcatcattttcacacatggattggccaccacagagtccagaccggatccccattgagaatctttggcaTGTGCTGGataagactttgtgcagtggtccaaatctcccatcatcaatacaagatcttggggaaaattaatgcaactctggacagaaataaatgttgtgacattgcagaagcttgtggaaacgatgccacagcgaatgcatgtcataatcaaagctaaaggtgggccaatgaaatattagactgtgtgatctttttttggccagacatatatatatgtttaacgTGAAGTCGAGTtaactgtttctctctctcttttcctctcttgcactctctttctctctggcattttctgtctctccattttTCCCCCTTCTCTCGCTCACCCACTCAGGAACATCATTCTGTCCTTTGCCGGGACACTAAGGCATGGCCTGATCCCCAACCTGCTGGGCGAGGGCGTGGCAGCCCGCTACAACTGCCGCGACGCAGTCTGGTGGTGGCTGCAGTGTGTCCAGGACTACTGCAAAATGGTGCCCAACGGGACGAGCATCCTCCAGTGCCTCGTGTCCAGGATGTACCCCACTGACGACTCACAGCCTCAAGCCCCCAGCACACTGGTGTGCCACTCACTCCCTGGGTCTTCACCCTCTGCCCAGGACACCATCACCTTAGTGAAAACCATACCATGTTTTGTACATTAATTAGTGACTGCTGAATTAGAAATTCAAGAGCCAGTTGCTTAGTAACTCCTTTAGATCAAACTCACAACACCTGCAGGAACCACTGGTAAATGGAGAATGTAGTCTAACaatgtgctctttgtttttaaacgctcactttattaaaaatacttatCTTGCACATATACTTTATTGTGGCCCTTCACACACTGGTTGGGTAAAGACTGTAGATTCAAGACTGAGATGTACATGGTAGAGGGTTTGCAGTAAATGGGCTATATTTATTGCCATACCCTCTACACATGTACATCTCAGATCACAGGACCACCACTTATTTTTGGTGCTAAGTGATTCTCAGAAGGACCACTAGAATGGTAGTGGGGGTTGAACCGTGGTCTGCCCAATCCCTcacccaccccaaaaaaatCCAGGCCAAAATGGTCATGCAGTCACTTGATCATTGATGAAGAATTGGAGGATGGCTAATGCAAATTGCATATGGTAACAGATGGGATGTGGACTCTTAACTGTTAAGGTCTTTAATGAGGTGTCTGGTGagtgcatgcacgcgcacacacacacacacacacacacacacacacccacacctggtgtgtgtgtgatgtgctgcTGTCGTGCCGCAGGACCAACCCCTGTACGAGGTGATACACGAGGCCCTGCAGCGACACATGGAGGGCATCGAGTTCCGAGAGAGGAACGCTGGGCCACAGATCGACCGCAACATGAGAGATGAAGGTGACCGAAAGCGTTAATATTGCTAAGGATTGTTATAAACTGGTGTTTAGCATTGAGATTAGCATTTTCAAGTATGACACATACTTTTGTTTCAAAAGCATTAATTTAATAGATGTCCAgatgttttgaatttgttttccCCCCCCAAGTTGGGTTTATTAATGTTAGTTACaaaattgttgtttttgagCATCGATTGGGatctcacattctctcacaaGGTTTCAGCATCGTGGCCAAGGTGAATCCCGACACTGGCTTTGTGTATGGCGGCAATCGTTTCAACTGTGGCACCTGGATGGATAAAATGGGCGAGAGTGAAACGGCTCGCAACAAAGGCATACCCGCTACACCTAGGTAGCAACTGTTAGCCACAGCTGACAACACTGCTCTCAgcatttgtgtgcttttgtttgttgtttaccTGCTTTCTCTTAACTGTCTTGTAGCTGTCTTGATCTTATTACAGTGAGAGAGCTGTTACatgttttgtgttattgtgtCAGTGAAAACTATTTTTAGGCTGTTTTAAAGAAGTCTGTCATTTTGGTGTTTGGGATAATTCTCTGATGCAATAAGACCTTCAAACTGCAGGTTTATAGGTATTTAGGAGGCCTGCGGTAAACTCTTAGTCAGAGTTAGGGTTGTTATGATTTGAAAAATATTGTGGTTTCACAGTTTTAATGGACAAAACGGTGATGAAATGGAACTAATTTAAAACGAAACCTTTTCACGAAAGTCTTTTTGTGCATCTTTGTGTATAtgccaaacaaaagcaaaaactttCAAGTCCTCCAGATGTCCTTCCTTAAACATTAAGAAAGGTTGCGGTACAAAACAGTTGCGATCACATCAATAATGGAATTTGTTCCATCACACAAACATTGTTGACATAGCaggagagacagtaatgtaacaTGTGTACATAGAGGATTATTCCATGAAGTTGTTTTCCATGCAGTCTGCATCCCTGCATGGAAAATGGAGAGTGCTGTTGTTCCAGGGGTTGGGCAGTGTCACCAACACCAACCTGTATTTTTGGAAGTTACTGGGCACCAAAGGGACAGGAACCACTGGTTTAAGGACCATCTAGACCAACTAGCCAGTAATAGacatgcattttaatcagtATTTTGAAAAACGTTGACAGCGATGTAACCAAAACTAACCTTGAAGCCATGATACTGTAACAATCCTATTCCAAGGATGACTGAAAGGCAGGGTTTTTTATTAGCTGCTATGATTGTTCCATGACAGGGATGGCTCAGCAGTGGAGATTGTGGGCCTGTGTAAGTCTACCTTGCGCTGGCTGGTGGAGCTCCACAAGCAGGGCCATTTCCCCCACACCACCATGACCATCCACAGAGACGGTGAGCACAGAGTTTATGTCAGAGAAGTGACTGGAAAATGTGCTTGGTTTTCATATTCCAGCTCAGAACAGTGTGAAATGTAGCATCAAATTGAATGTAAGCTAGACACCATCAGGAAACATTTTCCCTTTATTCTTATCTCAAGGTAAACAACGCACCGTGTCCTATGAAGACTGGAACCAAAAGATCCAGAATAACTTTGAGAAAATGTTCTATGTGTCTCATGACCCCAACGACCCCAATGAGAAGCACCCGAAGCTGGTCCACAAGAGGGGCATTTACAAAGACAGTTTCGGCGCCTCCAGCTCCTGGTGCGACTACCAGCTCAGACCCAACTTTACAATCGCCATGGTGGTGGTAAGCAGTGATTCTCAAATCAGTGCAAAGTTGGCAAGAGCTTTGCACCTCAGATTTGTCTCACTGAATCAGTATCTAACTGTGCACTAACAAGATGAGTGTTAAGGATCCCTGTGGATGTTGCTACCTTCCTTCATATGTTGTGGGGTCTGCCAGTGAGAAAGTCCACTATCCAGTTGCAGTGAACCATTCTGAGTCCCTGAACCAGATGTTTAGTGATCTGTTTGAATGAGATAACAGTATGAATGAAGAGCTGTCATGCTTTATTGATTGGAGTGTTATGAAGAACAAGGGATATGGAATCTTCTTTatatggtgaaaaaaaaaaaaagaaagccaaGTGGACATGCAACCAATACACACTGGAAACAGGTCAATATGCAGTCTCTCAGACTGTTTAAAAAGGTAGTTTGAGACACATTTGAGATGCAGCTATGTGAAATGGAAATGTATGAGTCTTAAAAAAACAAGGCATTTTTATTCCTCCTGAATGCAGCTATACACAACCACAAATTATGCACTGATACAAAAGGTTTGATAGTGTTGTAAA includes the following:
- the agla gene encoding amylo-alpha-1, 6-glucosidase, 4-alpha-glucanotransferase a isoform X4; its protein translation is MSRSKQTRVLVLNDMEKLDRTLFRLEQEFELQFRLGPTLQGKHVCVHTNYPTEGVRFDRHRYHTLEWVNPTGREDDSDKFCSLKLQIAGSYHYYFGHGDDEKVGGGYIVVDPVLRVGADNHVLPLDCISIQTYLAKCLGPLDEWLDRLMVAKQAGYNMVHFTPLQTLGKSRSCYSLADQLQLNPEFSRPGQNYTWTDMAALVEKMKKEWNMLCITDVVYNHTAANSAWIKNHPECGYNLVNSPHLRPAWVLDRALWYVTCDIADGKYAQRGVPAVVETDHHLNAIRGIFWQDVFPKIKLWEYFQVKVEPAVEKFRTLLQSGAKPDGSKTDGKKQLRIIQDPQYRRFGSMVDMNSALEIFVPNGNSPGAIEDCCNWLKKRLEELNSEQYKEISYHQEQAVNCCMGTVCYERLAGHGPKMGAVTRKHPLVTRYFTFPFKETTLEQDLLLMDQPEKACHFLAHNGWVMGDDPLRNFAEPGSNVYVRRELICWGDSVKLRYGNGPEDCPYLWAHMQKYTEITAKHFTGVRLDNCHSTPLHVAEFMLDVARALRPDLYVVAELFTGSEELDNVFVTRLGISSLIREAMSAGDSHEEGRLVYRYGGEPVGAFVQPSLRPLVPSIAHAMFLDVTHDNECPIQTRSAFDSLPSSAIVSMACCATGSTRGYDELVPHQISVVSEERFYQKWNPQAEPSKPGEVSLQSGIIAGKLALNRLHQELAANRFNQVFVDQVDEDIVAVTRHCPSSHQSVVAVCRTAFQNPKHHSYSDEVPPMFIPGKIEEVVLEARTIERQAGSYVKDMKSINGLPGFTVEIKEHIQLKDSGVVKQAGVTSRGRSEFVQEIVFERLTPGSVIVFRVSLDPKAQELVGALRNLLVQFNPHYQAGSVRDENAPAILKTPLAQIIEKLTLADMNVLMFRCEAEEKEDGGGCYNIPGWTSLKYAGLQGLMSVMSDIRPNNDLGHPFCDNLRQGDWMIDYVSNRLVSRGGVLGEVGQWFQAMFSYLKHIPRYLIPCYFDAIMVGAYTTALDATFKQMSSFIQKGSTFVRLLALGSVQMCGVGRYPALPPLSPALPGIPYRTNSITKQKEQCCVSMAAGLPHFSSGIFRCWGRDTFIALRGLLLVTGRHLEARNIILSFAGTLRHGLIPNLLGEGVAARYNCRDAVWWWLQCVQDYCKMVPNGTSILQCLVSRMYPTDDSQPQAPSTLDQPLYEVIHEALQRHMEGIEFRERNAGPQIDRNMRDEGFSIVAKVNPDTGFVYGGNRFNCGTWMDKMGESETARNKGIPATPRDGSAVEIVGLCKSTLRWLVELHKQGHFPHTTMTIHRDGKQRTVSYEDWNQKIQNNFEKMFYVSHDPNDPNEKHPKLVHKRGIYKDSFGASSSWCDYQLRPNFTIAMVVAPELFTVERAWGALDIVEKKLLGPLGMKTLDPDDMVYCGIYDNSLDNDNYNLARGFNYHQGPEWLWPVGYFLRAKLYFAKKLGKDTYDKTVFLVKNVLSRHNVHLERSPWKGLPELTNENGQYCQFSCETQAWSIATIMEVLYDM